DNA sequence from the Lysinibacillus sp. OF-1 genome:
AGTCTGATGTGAAAGCCCACGGCTCAACCGTGGAGGGTCATTGGAAACTGGGAGACTTGAGTGCAGAAGAGGATAGTGGAATTCCAAGTGTAGCGGTGAAATGCGTAGAGATTTGGAGGAACACCAGTGGCGAAGGCGACTATCTGGTCTGTAACTGACACTGAGGCGCGAAAGCGTGGGGAGCAAACAGGATTAGATACCCTGGTAGTCCACGCCGTAAACGATGAGTGCTAAGTGTTAGGGGGTTTCCGCCCCTTAGTGCTGCAGCTAACGCATTAAGCACTCCGCCTGGGGAGTACGGTCGCAAGACTGAAACTCAAAGGAATTGACGGGGGCCCGCACAAGCGGTGGAGCATGTGGTTTAATTCGAAGCAACGCGAAGAACCTTACCAGGTCTTGACATCCCGTTGACCACTGTAGAGATATAGTTTCCCCTTCGGGGGCAACGGTGACAGGTGGTGCATGGTTGTCGTCAGCTCGTGTCGTGAGATGTTGGGTTAAGTCCCGCAACGAGCGCAACCCTTGATCTTAGTTGCCATCATTTAGTTGGGCACTCTAAGGTGACTGCCGGTGACAAACCGGAGGAAGGTGGGGATGACGTCAAATCATCATGCCCCTTATGACCTGGGCTACACACGTGCTACAATGGACGATACAAACGGTTGCCAACTCGCGAGAGGGAGCTAATCCGATAAAGTCGTTCTCAGTTCGGATTGTAGGCTGCAACTCGCCTACATGAAGCCGGAATCGCTAGTAATCGCGGATCAGCATGCCGCGGTGAATACGTTCCCGGGCCTTGTACACACCGCCCGTCACACCACGAGAGTTTGTAACACCCGAAGTCGGTGAGGTAACCTTTTGGAGCCAGCCGCCGAAGGTGGGATAGATGATTGGGGTGAAGTCGTAACAAGGTAGCCGTATCGGAAGGTGCGGCTGGATCACCTCCTTTCTAAGGATTATTTCGGAATACAAACCTAGGGTTTGTAAGATTACGTTTTGCGTTCAGTTTTGAAGGTTCATTCTTCTGAATGAAAAGCTTCAAAACTTGTTCTTTGAAAACTGGATAAAACGACATTGAAATTGTAACAAACACATTTATTTTTTAAGTTTTTTTATAGGCTTAATAACATTAAGAGGGTTTCAAGACACGAGCAGTTCTAGGAAGCAATCGAGTGAATGAAGGAGCGTACTTGAGTACGTGACTGATTGAACGAGTGAAGCTGACAACGAAATGGGATGTGTATTGAAAGCCGTTAGGTTAAGTTATTAAGGGCGCACGGCGAATGCCTTGGCACTAGGAGCCGAAGAAGGACGGCACTAACACCGATATGCTTCGGGGAGCTGTAAGTGAGCTTTGATCCGGAGATTTCCGAATGGGGGAACCCACTACGTTTAATCGCGTAGTATCTTGACGTGAATACATAGCGTCTTGAAGGCAGACCCAGGGAACTGAAACATCTAAGTACCTGGAGGAAGAGAAAGAAAAATCGATTCCCTGAGTAGCGGCGAGCGAAACGGGAAGAGCCCAAACCAAGAGGCTTGCCTCTTGGGGTTGTAGGACACTCAATACGGAGTTACAAAAGAGCGAGTTAGATGAAGCGACTTGGAAAGGTCCGCCAGAGCAGGTAAAAGCCCTGTAGTCGAAAGTTCGTTCTCTCCTGAGTGGATCCTGAGTACGGCGGAACACGTGAAATTCCGTCGGAATCCGGGAGGACCATCTCCCAAGGCTAAATACTACCTAGTGACCGATAGTGAACCAGTACCGTGAGGGAAAGGTGAAAAGCACCCCGGAAGGGGAGTGAAAGAGATCCTGAAACCGTGTGCCTACAAGTAGTTAGAGCCCGTTAATGGGTGATAGCGTGCCTTTTGTAGAATGAACCGGCGAGTTACGATTACGTGCGAGGTTAAGCTTTAGAAGGCGGAGCCGCAGCGAAAGCGAGTCTGAATAGGGCGAAATAGTACGTGGTCGTAGACCCGAAACCAGGTGATCTACCCATGTCCAGGGTGAAGGTAAGGTAACACTTACTGGAGGCCCGAACCCACGCACGTTGAAAAGTGCGGGGATGAGGTGTGGGTAGCGGAGAAATTCCAATCGAACTTGGAGATAGCTGGTTCTCTCCGAAATAGCTTTAGGGCTAGCCTCGTGATGAGAATACTGGAGGTAGAGCACTGTTTGGACTAGGGGGCCATCCCGGTTTACCGAATTCAGACAAACTCCGAATGCCAGATATTTATACACGGGAGTCAGACTGCGAGTGATAAGATCCGTAGTCAAAAGGGAAACAGCCCAGACCACCAGCTAAGGTCCCAAAGTAATCGTTAAGTGGAAAAGGATGTGGCGTTGCACAGACAACCAGGATGTTGGCTTAGAAGCAGCCATCATTTAAAGAGTGCGTAATAGCTCACTGGTCGAGTGACGCTGCGCCGAAAATGTATCGGGGCTAAACGATTCACCGAAGCTGTGGATTGACATCTACGATGTCAGTGGTAGGAGAGCGTTCTAAGTGCGTTGAAGTCAGACCGGAAGGACTGGTGGAGCGCTTAGAAGTGAGAATGCCGGTATGAGTAGCGAAAGACGGGTGAGAATCCCGTCCACCGTATGACTAAGGTTTCCTGAGGAAGGCTCGTCCGCTCAGGGTTAGTCGGGACCTAAGCCGAGGCCGATAGGCGTAGGCGATGGACAACAGGTTGATATTCCTGTACCACCTCCTCACCGTTTGAGAAATGGGGGGACGCAGTAGGATAGGGTAAGCGCGCTGTTGGTTATGCGCGTCCAAGCAGTAAGGCGTGTGTGTAGGCAAATCCGCACACTGTAACGTTGAGCTGTGATGGCGAGTCCGTATGGACGAAGTTCCTGATTTCACACTGCCAAGAAAAGCCTCTATCGAGGTGAGAGGTGCCCGTACCGCAAACCGACACAGGTAGTCGAGGAGAGAATCCTAAGGTGTGCGAGAGAACTCTCGTTAAGGAACTCGGCAAAATGACCCCGTAACTTCGGGAGAAGGGGTGCTCTTGAGCGTGCAAGCGCATGAGAGCCGCAGTGAATAGGCCCAGGCGACTGTTTAGCAAAAACACAGGTCTCTGCAAAACCGTAAGGTGACGTATAGGGGCTGACGCCTGCCCGGTGCTGGAAGGTTAAGAGGAGTGGTTAGCGCAAGCGAAGCTGCGAATTGAAGCCCCAGTAAACGGCGGCCGTAACTATAACGGTCCTAAGGTAGCGAAATTCCTTGTCGGGTAAGTTCCGACCCGCACGAAAGGCGTAACGATCTGGGCACTGTCTCAACGAGAGACTCGGTGAAATTATAGTACCTGTGAAGATGCAGGTTACCCGCGACAGGACGGAAAGACCCCGTGGAGCTTTACTGTAGCCTGATATTGAATTTTGGTACAACTTGTACAGGATAGGTAGGAGCCAGAGATCTCGGAGCGCCAGCTTCGAAGGAGGCGTCGGTGGGATACTACCCTGGTTGTATTGAAATTCTAACCCATGCCCCTTAGCGGGGCAGGAGACAGTGTCAGGCGGACAGTTTGACTGGGGCGGTCGCCTCCTAAAAGGTAACGGAGGCGCCCAAAGGTTCCCTCAGAATGGTTGGAAATCATTCGTAGAGTGTAAAGGCACAAGGGAGCTTGACTGCGAGACCTACAAGTCGAGCAGGGTCGAAAGACGGGCTTAGTGATCCGGTGGTTCCGCATGGAAGGGCCATCGCTCAACGGATAAAAGCTACCCCGGGGATAACAGGCTTATCTCCCCCAAGAGTCCACATCGACGGGGAGGTTTGGCACCTCGATGTCGGCTCATCGCATCCTGGGGCTGTAGTCGGTCCCAAGGGTTGGGCTGTTCGCCCATTAAAGCGGTACGCGAGCTGGGTTCAGAACGTCGTGAGACAGTTCGGTCCCTATCCGTCGTGGGCGTAGGAAATTTGAGAGGAGCTGTCCTTAGTACGAGAGGACCGGGATGGACACACCGCTGGTGTACCAGTTGTCTTGCCAAAGGCATCGCTGGGTAGCTATGTGTGGACGGGATAAGTGCTGAAAGCATCTAAGCATGAAGCCCCCCTCAAGATGAGATTTCCCATTACGCAAGTAAGTAAGATCCCTCAAAGACGATGAGGTAGATAGGTTCGAGGTGGAAGTGTGGTGACACATGGAGCTGACGAATACTAATCGATCGAGGACTTAACCAAAAACGTTTGAACCATTCAATGAACCGTTTATCCAGTTTTGAAAGAATAATTTCTTTTATGAAGGGTTTCAAAATACGAGTAGTTCGAGGAAGCAATGGAGAGAGGAAAGGAGCGTACTCAAGTACGTGACTGACTGAAGGACAGAAGCTGACGAAGAAATGCGATGTATATTGAAAGCCGACCATAGTCTAGTGATGATGGCAAAGAGGTCACACCCGTTCCCATACCGAACACGGAAGTTAAGCTCTTTAGCGCCGATGGTAGTTGGGGGCTTCCCCCTGTGAGAGTAGGACATCGCTAGGCAAAAAAAACAGTCAGCTGTGTGCTGGCTGTTTTTTTATTTCCTAATGAAATTCTTTAATAATTTAAAGGATTTTCTACAAAAAACAATTACTTTCTAAGAAATATTATGAAAAAATTAAATATATCTAACTCATTCTATATTTTTACTGTAGCTATTTATTTGGATTTTTAATTAAAATTTGCTATCATTAAAAATCTGAATTGTCTTTCTTTTATAAGTTTCTTGACAGTAGCAGTCCACGTTGTTAATCTTACAATTAATATTCTTTTAACTATAGGAGGAAGTTACGAAAATGTGGGAGACTAAATTTGCCAAAGAAGGTTTAACTTTTGATGATGTATTATTAGTACCAGCTCATTCCGAAGTATTACCGAAAGATGTTGATCTATCTGTTCAATTAACACCAAAGATTAAATTAAACATTCCAATGGTCAGTGCAGGTATGGATACAGTTACAGAGTCTAAAATGGCGATTGCTATGGCACGTCAAGGCGGTATCGGTATTATTCATAAAAACATGGGGATCGATGAGCAAGCTGAACAAGTAGAAAAAGTAAAACGTTCTGAAAATGGTGTTATTACAAACCCATTCTTCTTAACTCCGACACATCAAGTTTTCGATGCTGAGCATCTAATGGGTAAATACCGAATCTCTGGTGTACCTATTGTTGATAGTATGGAAAATCAAAAGCTAGTAGGGATTATTACAAACCGTGACTTACGTTTTATCTCTGATTACTCTTTAAAAATTGAAGATGTAATGACAAAAGAAGATTTGATTACAGCACCTGTAGGAACGACTTTAGAGGATGCTGAAAAAATTCTTCAACAATATAAAATCGAAAAACTTCCAATTGTAGATGAAGAAGGTAGATTAACTGGTCTTATTACAATTAAAGATATCGAGAAAGTAATTGAGTTCCCGAATGCTGCTAAAGATACACATGGTCGTTTACTAGTAGGAGCAGCAGTCGGTGTATCAAAAGATACAATGGTGCGTATTGAGAAACTTGTAGAAGCACAAGTTGACATTGTAGTAATCGATACAGCCCATGGGCATTCAGAAGGCGTTTTACAAACAATCCGTTCAATCCGAGAAACCTACCCAGAGTTAGAGATCATTGCTGGTAACGTAGCAACAGGAGAAGGTGCACGTGCATTATTTGAAGCTGGTGCAGATGTTGTTAAAGTAGGTATTGGTCCAGGTTCTATTTGTACTACACGTGTTGTAGCTGGTGTGGGTGTACCACAAATTACAGCAGTATATGATTGTGCTACAGTAGCCCGTGAGCTTGGTAAAACAATTATTGCTGATGGTGGTATTAAATACTCTGGTGATATCGTAAAAGCTCTAGCAGCTGGAGGTAATGTTGTAATGCTTGGTTCACTTCTTGCAGGTACATCTGAATCTCCTGGAGAAACAGAAATCTTCCA
Encoded proteins:
- the guaB gene encoding IMP dehydrogenase; protein product: MWETKFAKEGLTFDDVLLVPAHSEVLPKDVDLSVQLTPKIKLNIPMVSAGMDTVTESKMAIAMARQGGIGIIHKNMGIDEQAEQVEKVKRSENGVITNPFFLTPTHQVFDAEHLMGKYRISGVPIVDSMENQKLVGIITNRDLRFISDYSLKIEDVMTKEDLITAPVGTTLEDAEKILQQYKIEKLPIVDEEGRLTGLITIKDIEKVIEFPNAAKDTHGRLLVGAAVGVSKDTMVRIEKLVEAQVDIVVIDTAHGHSEGVLQTIRSIRETYPELEIIAGNVATGEGARALFEAGADVVKVGIGPGSICTTRVVAGVGVPQITAVYDCATVARELGKTIIADGGIKYSGDIVKALAAGGNVVMLGSLLAGTSESPGETEIFQGRRFKVYRGMGSIGAMEKGSKDRYFQEDAKKLVPEGIEGRLPYKGPLADTIYQLIGGIRAGMGYCGAPHLEHLRDNAQFVRMTGAGLRESHPHDVQITKESPNYSM